A single window of Channa argus isolate prfri chromosome 12, Channa argus male v1.0, whole genome shotgun sequence DNA harbors:
- the LOC137138101 gene encoding uncharacterized protein, which translates to MKNAEEFSPTCDFKTEHRRYYAPFIELIQKTVANTAGSVILEIPALPVIEGSNLTLRCSSKETPTNLTIFYKNDVPIQSSPAEEIRISNVSKSDEGLYKCNISRVGTSQGSWLAVRANTISDPSTPPHEGPLTEGPKSLEVFILLSVAVTILTVILVLLVIGLINIRKHRELVKEQIAASSSVNRVDGADESSGVTYAVVVTKQRKDKASALSHSTPILDSTANEGRALSGQKVLYSSIVYKAVSSRDT; encoded by the exons ATGAAGAATGCTGAGGAGTTTAGTCCGACATGTGATTTTAAAACGGAACACCGGCGCTATTATGCACCATTTATAGAGCTTATCCAGAAGACAGTGGCGAATACTG CTGGTTCTGTGATCCTGGAGATTCCTGCTCTGCCTGTTATTGAAGGAAGCAATTTGACTCTGCGCTGCAGTAGTAAGGAAACACCCACCAACTTAACTATTTTCTACAAAAATGATGTCCCCATACAGAGCAGTCCTGCAGAGGAGATAAGAATTAGCAATGTttccaagtctgatgaaggacTTTACAAGTGCAACATTTCTAGGGTTGGAACATCACAAGGAAGCTGGTTGGCTGTGAGAG CAAATACCATTTCTGACCCCTCTACACCACCCCATGAGGGACCCCTTACTGAGGGCCCTAAATCTCTTGAAGTCTTCATACTACTGTCTGTTGCTGTCACCATTTTAACGGTGATCCTTGTGCTGCTGGTCATTGGACTTATTAATATTAGGAAACACAGAg aACTGGTAAAGGAACAAATAGCCGCATCCAGCTCAG TCAACAGAGTGGACGGTGCAGATGAGTCATCTGGCGTGACCTATGCAGTCGTtgtcacaaaacaaagaaaggacAAAG CATCAGCATTATCCCACTCCACACCGATACTAGATTCCACAGCCAATGAGGGCCGAGCTTTATCGGGGCAGAAAGTGCTCTATTCCTCTATTGTCTATAAG gctgtcagcagcagagacaCCTGA
- the LOC137137565 gene encoding putative high affinity immunoglobulin gamma Fc receptor IB, producing the protein MEVTALCFRLLMLEVILLRAHVQTNCTQAMAFLRITPNKLQHFQFNSVSFDCVGFGGLTHLKGMKNAEEFSPTCDINRTPALLCTIYRAYPEDSGEYWCESDGERSQSVNITVTAGSVILEIPALPVIEGSNLTLRCSSKETPTNLTIFYKNDVPIQSSPAEEIRISNVSKSDEGLYKCNISRVGTSQGSWLAVRANTISDPSTPPHEGPLTEGPESLEVFILLSVAVTILSVILVLLVIGFLNIRKHRELVKEQIATPSSFNRVDGADESSGVTYAVVVTKQRKDKGLLEL; encoded by the exons ATGGAGGTCACAGCTCTCTGCTTCAGACTGT TGATGCTTGAAGTCATTTTACTAAGGGCACACGTTCAAACCAACTGTACTCAGGCAATGG CGTTTCTGCGTATTACtccaaacaaactgcagcactTTCAGTTCAACTCAGTTTCTTTTGACTGTGTTGGGTTTGGTGGCTTGACTCACTTGAAAGGGATGAAGAATGCTGAGGAGTTTAGTCCGACATGTGATATTAACAGAACACCGGCGCTATTATGCACCATTTATAGAGCTTATCCAGAAGACAGTGGCGAATACTGGTGTGAAAGCGATGGAGAGAGAAGCCAAAGTGTCAACATCACTGTTACCG CTGGTTCTGTGATCCTGGAGATTCCTGCTCTGCCTGTTATTGAAGGAAGCAATTTGACTCTGCGCTGCAGTAGTAAGGAAACACCCACCAACTTAACTATTTTCTACAAAAATGATGTCCCCATACAGAGCAGCCCTGCAGAGGAGATAAGAATTAGCAATGTttccaagtctgatgaaggacTTTACAAGTGCAACATTTCTAGGGTTGGAACATCACAAGGAAGCTGGTTGGCTGTGAGAG CAAATACCATTTCTGACCCCTCTACACCACCCCATGAGGGACCCCTTACTGAGGGCCCTGAATCTCTTGAAGTCTTCATCCTACTGTCTGTTGCTGTCACAATTTTATCTGTGATCCTGGTGCTGCTGGTCATTGGATTTCTTAATATTAGGAAACACAGAg aACTGGTAAAGGAACAAATAGCCACACCCAGCTCAT TCAACAGAGTGGACGGTGCAGATGAGTCATCTGGCGTGACCTATGCAGTCGTtgtcacaaaacaaagaaaggacAAAGGTTTACTTGAATTATAA
- the LOC137137564 gene encoding low affinity immunoglobulin gamma Fc region receptor II-like encodes MSTQHSGGAGTVVYSLKTPRIHIVKVTVSLAALRAAQEEEVLRFIRFQLEFSQMFRQQQDNMEVTAHCLRLVMLLLILLNGHVHNSAFRIIPTKLQLFQYESVSFHCEGLDGSTQLRGIRNTEGFLSVCDFREKTTASCTIDRAYRADSGEYWCETKGGKRSNIVSVTVIAGPVILESPVLPVMEGDSVILRCRMNTSLSVVTYFYKDSVKILVANSSTGEITIRSVSKSDEGLYKCYISDVGESPQSLLIIKELHAETSSSSHHFIQVFLFLRTVFTIVMVALLLLLVGLLHFRKL; translated from the exons ATGAGCACTCAGCACTCAGGAGGGGCAGGAACAGTGGTCTACAGCTTAAAGACACCCAGAATACACATTGTTAAAGTCACTGTGAGTCTAGCAGCATTACGTGCTGCACAGGAAGAGGAAGTTCTCAGGTTCATTCGGTTTCAGCTGGAGTTCAGTCAGATGTTCAGACAGCAGCAAGACAACATGGAGGTCACAGCTCACTGCCTCAGACTGG TTATGCTTTTACTCATTCTGCTGAATGGACATGTCCATAACAGTG CTTTTCGTATCATCCCAACCAAACTGCAGCTCTTCCAATACGAGTCTGTCTCCTTTCACTGTGAGGGTCTCGACGGCTCCACTCAGTTGAGAGGGATCAGAAATACTGAGGGATTTCTTTCAGTCTGTGATTTTAGGGAGAAGACAACAGCTTCCTGCACCATTGACAGAGCCTACAGAGCAGACAGTGGAGAATACTGGTGTGAGACTaaaggaggaaagagaagcaacattgtCAGTGTAACTGTCATCG ctggTCCTGTGATCCTGGAGAGTCCTGTTCTCCCTGTTATGGAGGGAGACTCTGTGATTCTGCGCTGCAGAATGAACACTTCCCTTAGTGTTGTCACTTATTTCTATAAAGATTCTGTAAAGATTCTCGTAGCAAACAGCTCTACAGGAGAAATTACCATTCGCAGTGTTTCCAAGTCTGACGAAGGACTTTACAAATGTTACATCTCTGATGTTGGGGAATCACCACAGAGCCTGTTGATtattaaag AGCTTCATGCAGAGACGTCTTCATCATCACATCACTTCATTCAGGTTTTCCTCTTCTTGCGGACTGTTTTCACCATAGTGATGgtggctctgctgctgctgctagtgGGACTACTTCACTTTAGGAAACTCTGA
- the LOC137137541 gene encoding butyrophilin subfamily 3 member A2-like: MQQNPCLSFPPRSQILLKVLFFYNLLHSCAGQHELISSHQPIVAGVGDDIMLPCHLEPVMDVAAKTLEWIRPDLNNIFVYVWRSGQEFVKAKHPSYTGRTSLFTDELKHGNMSLKLSEVKLSDKGKYKCFIPELRTQSIVEVVVLDVAAIPVISFSGVDKSSSGVVLQCESKGWYPEPEVLWLDGEGNVLSAGPTETVRGPDDLYTVSSRVTVDKSNNITCRVQQNNIHQTRETHIHVTDDFFVQSSILPLTVGLAVGLAVGILSVLSFALFLWKKQNINSKRNQQDEMDNGKYRNHLTTTKADGETFTKDKKESEQLMAKETVQMEDLNKEKMEKLTPYNQQLAIRQEEQQRREELAIRQEEQQRREEAESRVKTLKRELETREKEVQKKQAELQQLHDQHQKKEKYLKDKLSEKMKEHETLKAQLEQWWFWSSSKEACRMKKMEVEREVETLKKLLETTETEFQTKIKKLSIKSSSSKMTFR; this comes from the exons ATGCAACAG AACCCCTGTCTGTCGTTCCCTCCTCGCTCTCAAATACTtctaaaggttttgtttttttataatctcCTACACTCTTGTGCAg gtcAGCATGAATTAATTAGCTCACATCAGCCAATTGTGGCAGGAGTTGGTGATGACATCATGTTGCCGTGTCACCTTGAACCTGTGATGGATGTTGCTGCAAAGACGTTGGAGTGGATCAGACCTGATCTGAACAACATATTTGTCTATGTGTGGCGTTCTGGTCAAGAGTTTGTGAAGGCAAAACATCCATCGTACACAGGAAGAACATCACTGTTCACTGATGaactgaaacatggaaacatgTCACTGAAACTGTCTGAAGTGAAACTTTCTGATAAAGGAAAATACAAGTGCTTCATTCCTGAACTCAGAACACAATCTATTGTTGAAGTAGTTG TATTAGATGTTGCTGCCATCCCTGTCATCAGTTTCTCAGGGGTTGATAAATCCAGCAGTGGGGTGGTGTTACAGTGTGAGTCTAAAGGCTGGTATCCAGAGCCTgaggtgttgtggttggacgGTGAGGGAAACGTCCTCTCTGCTGGACctacagagacagtcagaggtCCTGATGACCTCTatactgtcagcagcagagtcactgtggacaaaagcaacaacatcacCTGTAGAGTCCAACAGAACAACATCCACCagaccagagagacacacatacatgttacag ATGATTTCTTTGTCCAGTCCAGTATTCTTCCTCTCACAGTTGGTCTGGCTGTTGGTTTGGCTGTTGGAATCCTGTCTGttctttcatttgctttatttttatggaagaaacaaaacatca ACTCCAAGAGAAATCAACAGGATGAAATGGATAATGGAAAATACAGGAACCACCTTACAACTACAAAAGCTGATGGTGAAACTTTtactaaagacaaaaaagagagtgagcagctaatggctaaagaaacagtgCAAATGGAGGATttaaacaaggaaaaaatggaaaagcttacaccatat AATCAGCAACTTGCAATACGccaggaggagcagcagaggaggGAAGAACTTGCAATACGccaggaggagcagcagaggaggGAAGAAGCTGAGAGCAGAGTGAAAACCCTTAAGAGGGAGCTGGAaaccagagagaaagag GTTCAAAAGAAAcaagctgagctgcagcagcttcatgaCCAGCAtcagaagaaagagaaatacCTGAAAGACAAGCTGTCGGAAAAGATGAAGGag CATGAAACACTCAAAGCCCAGCTAGAGCAGTGGTGGTTTTGG AGTTCGTCCAAGGAGGCATGTCGGATGAAGAAGATGGAAGTAGAACGAGAAGTGGAGacactgaagaagctgctggaGACCACGGAGACAGAGTTTCAGACTAAAATcaaaaag ttaTCCATAAAGTCCAGCAGCTCCAAGATGACATTCAGATGA
- the LOC137137546 gene encoding butyrophilin subfamily 3 member A2-like isoform X3: protein MQQNSCLSFPPRSLRLLRVSFFCVLLSFCAGQHDLISSLQPIVARVGDDIMLPCHLEPVMDVAAKTLEWTRPDLNNILVHVWRSGQEFVKAKHPSYTGRTSLFTDELKHGNMSLKLSEVKLSDKGTYKCFIPELRTQSIVEVVVASDAAAPLVISFSGVDESSNGVVLQCESKGWYPEPEVLWLDGEGNVLSAGPTETVRGPDDLYTVSSRVTVDKRHGNRFTCRVQQNIINQTRETHIHVSDNFFKVQSISFGITVGLVVSLAVCIMLILLLVLWKKKNKKKEKEREWEQLMTDKTVQREEFDGRKKPKQVERKETELQQLHEEKQEKEKNLQTLKNKLEDKNKELETAKAQLDQLWFWIDRKQAEVQQLQNVIKKI, encoded by the exons ATGCAACAG aaCTCCTGTCTGTCGTTTCCTCCTCGCTCTCTCAGACTTCTACGGGTTTCGTTTTTCTGTGTTCTACTAAGCTTTTGTGCAG gtcAGCATGACTTAATTAGTTCACTCCAGCCAATAGTGGCAAGAGTTGGTGATGACATCATGTTACCATGTCACCTTGAACCTGTGATGGATGTTGCTGCAAAGACGTTGGAGTGGACCAGACCTGATCTGAACAACATATTAGTCCATGTGTGGCGTTCTGGTCAAGAGTTTGTGAAGGCAAAACATCCATCGTACACAGGAAGAACCTCACTGTTCACTGATGaactgaaacatggaaacatgTCACTGAAACTGTCTGAAGTGAAACTTTCTGATAAAGGAACATACAAGTGCTTCATTCCTGAACTCAGAACACAATCTATTGTTGAAGTAGTAGTTG CATCAGATGCTGCTGCCCCTCTTGTCATCAGTTTCTCAGGGGTTGATGAATCCAGCAATGGGGTGGTTTTACAGTGTGAGTCTAAAGGCTGGTACCCAGAGCCTgaggtgttgtggttggacgGTGAGGGAAACGTCCTCTCTGCTGGACctacagagacagtcagaggtCCTGATGACCTCTatactgtcagcagcagagtcacTGTGGACAAGAGACATGGAAACAGATTCACCTGTAGAGTCCAACAGAACATCATCAACCagaccagagagacacacatacatgtttcAG acAATTTCTTTAAGGTTCAATCCATTTCTTTTGGTATCACAGTGGGTCTGGTTGTTAGTTTGGCTGTTTGCATCATGTTGATTCTTTTACTTGTCctgtggaagaagaaaaaca agaagaaagaaaaagaaagagagtggGAGCAGCTGATGACTGATAAAACAGTACAAAGGGAGGAGTTTGATGGAAGAAAGAAACCAAAGCAA gttgaaagaaaagaaactgagctgcagcagcttcatgaagagaaacaggagaaagagaagaaccTGCAGACTCTGAAGAACAAGCTGGAGGACAAGAACAAGGAG CTGGAAACAGCCAAAGCCCAGCTAGATCAGCTGTGGTTTTGG ATTGATCGCAAACAGGCTGAGGTCCAGCAGCTCCAAAATGTCATTAAGAAGATATAA
- the LOC137137546 gene encoding butyrophilin subfamily 3 member A2-like isoform X2, with product MQQNSCLSFPPRSLRLLRVSFFCVLLSFCAGQHDLISSLQPIVARVGDDIMLPCHLEPVMDVAAKTLEWTRPDLNNILVHVWRSGQEFVKAKHPSYTGRTSLFTDELKHGNMSLKLSEVKLSDKGTYKCFIPELRTQSIVEVVVASDAAAPLVISFSGVDESSNGVVLQCESKGWYPEPEVLWLDGEGNVLSAGPTETVRGPDDLYTVSSRVTVDKRHGNRFTCRVQQNIINQTRETHIHVSDNFFKVQSISFGITVGLVVSLAVCIMLILLLVLWKKKNKKKEKEREWEQLMTDKTVQREEFDGRKKPKQVERKETELQQLHEEKQEKEKNLQTLKNKLEDKNKELETVKAQQTSLNIVPSRRHVRGRRKASRQGRQMLWAPGQ from the exons ATGCAACAG aaCTCCTGTCTGTCGTTTCCTCCTCGCTCTCTCAGACTTCTACGGGTTTCGTTTTTCTGTGTTCTACTAAGCTTTTGTGCAG gtcAGCATGACTTAATTAGTTCACTCCAGCCAATAGTGGCAAGAGTTGGTGATGACATCATGTTACCATGTCACCTTGAACCTGTGATGGATGTTGCTGCAAAGACGTTGGAGTGGACCAGACCTGATCTGAACAACATATTAGTCCATGTGTGGCGTTCTGGTCAAGAGTTTGTGAAGGCAAAACATCCATCGTACACAGGAAGAACCTCACTGTTCACTGATGaactgaaacatggaaacatgTCACTGAAACTGTCTGAAGTGAAACTTTCTGATAAAGGAACATACAAGTGCTTCATTCCTGAACTCAGAACACAATCTATTGTTGAAGTAGTAGTTG CATCAGATGCTGCTGCCCCTCTTGTCATCAGTTTCTCAGGGGTTGATGAATCCAGCAATGGGGTGGTTTTACAGTGTGAGTCTAAAGGCTGGTACCCAGAGCCTgaggtgttgtggttggacgGTGAGGGAAACGTCCTCTCTGCTGGACctacagagacagtcagaggtCCTGATGACCTCTatactgtcagcagcagagtcacTGTGGACAAGAGACATGGAAACAGATTCACCTGTAGAGTCCAACAGAACATCATCAACCagaccagagagacacacatacatgtttcAG acAATTTCTTTAAGGTTCAATCCATTTCTTTTGGTATCACAGTGGGTCTGGTTGTTAGTTTGGCTGTTTGCATCATGTTGATTCTTTTACTTGTCctgtggaagaagaaaaaca agaagaaagaaaaagaaagagagtggGAGCAGCTGATGACTGATAAAACAGTACAAAGGGAGGAGTTTGATGGAAGAAAGAAACCAAAGCAA gttgaaagaaaagaaactgagctgcagcagcttcatgaagagaaacaggagaaagagaagaaccTGCAGACTCTGAAGAACAAGCTGGAGGACAAGAACAAGGAG CTGGAAACAGTCAAAGCCCAGCAAACATCTCTCAATATAGTTCCTTCAAGGAGACAtgtcagaggaagaagaaaagccagcaggcaaggcaggcaaatGCTTtgggccccaggccagtag
- the LOC137137546 gene encoding butyrophilin subfamily 3 member A2-like isoform X1 yields the protein MQQNSCLSFPPRSLRLLRVSFFCVLLSFCAGQHDLISSLQPIVARVGDDIMLPCHLEPVMDVAAKTLEWTRPDLNNILVHVWRSGQEFVKAKHPSYTGRTSLFTDELKHGNMSLKLSEVKLSDKGTYKCFIPELRTQSIVEVVVASDAAAPLVISFSGVDESSNGVVLQCESKGWYPEPEVLWLDGEGNVLSAGPTETVRGPDDLYTVSSRVTVDKRHGNRFTCRVQQNIINQTRETHIHVSDNFFKVQSISFGITVGLVVSLAVCIMLILLLVLWKKKNKKKEKEREWEQLMTDKTVQREEFDGRKKPKQVERKETELQQLHEEKQEKEKNLQTLKNKLEDKNKELETAKAQLDQLWFWSSSKGTCRRKIMEIETEVETLNNQVETMETELQTKIKEIDRKQAEVQQLQNVIKKI from the exons ATGCAACAG aaCTCCTGTCTGTCGTTTCCTCCTCGCTCTCTCAGACTTCTACGGGTTTCGTTTTTCTGTGTTCTACTAAGCTTTTGTGCAG gtcAGCATGACTTAATTAGTTCACTCCAGCCAATAGTGGCAAGAGTTGGTGATGACATCATGTTACCATGTCACCTTGAACCTGTGATGGATGTTGCTGCAAAGACGTTGGAGTGGACCAGACCTGATCTGAACAACATATTAGTCCATGTGTGGCGTTCTGGTCAAGAGTTTGTGAAGGCAAAACATCCATCGTACACAGGAAGAACCTCACTGTTCACTGATGaactgaaacatggaaacatgTCACTGAAACTGTCTGAAGTGAAACTTTCTGATAAAGGAACATACAAGTGCTTCATTCCTGAACTCAGAACACAATCTATTGTTGAAGTAGTAGTTG CATCAGATGCTGCTGCCCCTCTTGTCATCAGTTTCTCAGGGGTTGATGAATCCAGCAATGGGGTGGTTTTACAGTGTGAGTCTAAAGGCTGGTACCCAGAGCCTgaggtgttgtggttggacgGTGAGGGAAACGTCCTCTCTGCTGGACctacagagacagtcagaggtCCTGATGACCTCTatactgtcagcagcagagtcacTGTGGACAAGAGACATGGAAACAGATTCACCTGTAGAGTCCAACAGAACATCATCAACCagaccagagagacacacatacatgtttcAG acAATTTCTTTAAGGTTCAATCCATTTCTTTTGGTATCACAGTGGGTCTGGTTGTTAGTTTGGCTGTTTGCATCATGTTGATTCTTTTACTTGTCctgtggaagaagaaaaaca agaagaaagaaaaagaaagagagtggGAGCAGCTGATGACTGATAAAACAGTACAAAGGGAGGAGTTTGATGGAAGAAAGAAACCAAAGCAA gttgaaagaaaagaaactgagctgcagcagcttcatgaagagaaacaggagaaagagaagaaccTGCAGACTCTGAAGAACAAGCTGGAGGACAAGAACAAGGAG CTGGAAACAGCCAAAGCCCAGCTAGATCAGCTGTGGTTTTGG AGTTCGTCCAAGGGGACATGTCGGAGGAAGATAATGGAAATAGAAACAGAAGTGGAGACACTGAACAATCAGGTGGAAACCATGGAGACAGAGTTACAGACTAAAATCAAAgag ATTGATCGCAAACAGGCTGAGGTCCAGCAGCTCCAAAATGTCATTAAGAAGATATAA